The following DNA comes from Gammaproteobacteria bacterium.
CGCGGCGATCGCGCCCCGCCGCAAGCTCTATCTCGCGCAAAGCGGATGCGACCTGCCGTACGTCACGCTCGCTGTCGAAGCTGACTACGAGATTGTAGAAATCGTCCCCGTCAAACCCCACCGCCTTGGTTTCATAAACCCTCGACAGGCGGAGATCACGAAAACGTTCGCGCAAGGCGGCGACCCCGGCGCGGATATGGGCGTCCCGGTCAATATTGCTGCCGATGCTGACATAGATCCGGCTCATCGATCAGGCGTTACTGCCCCGCTCGATCAGCACGCCGACGTCACGCGCATCGCGGATCGCACCGCGCTTGTTCACCCTGAGTCGCACGTGCGCCACGCCGAACTGCCGGATGATCAGGTCCGCCACATGTTCGGCGAGTGTCTCGACGAGCTGGAAGCTGCTGTTCTCCACGAATTCGATCACGGCCTTGGCGACCGCCTTGTAATCCAGCGCATCGGCGATCGAGTCCGTCCTGGCCGCCTTGGCCACATCGGTGGACATCTCGAGATCCAGGCTGACGGTCTGCTTGACGCGCCGCTCCCATTCGAAGATGCCGATCACGGTGTCGATCTTGAGATCAGTCAGATAGATGGTATCCATTGCCATTCGTCCGCGCGGTGAATCAACAGCCCGGCGCCACGCATCTGCAGGCCGGTATCTTGCCGGAGGTATTCTCGATTATAGTAAGCGCCACGACTGAAGGATGCTAACACACGTTCATGATCATCGATATCTGCGCCGCCCTGTTCGCCTATCTGCTGGGATCCCTGTCGACGGCGGTGATCGCCTGCAAGCTCAGCGGCCTGCCTGACCCGCGTACGCAGGGCTCGGGAAATCCGGGCGCAACGAACGTGCTGCGCTTCGGCGGCAAGGGTCTGGCTGTGGTAGTGCTGATCGGCGATCTGGTCAAGGGCCTGATCCCGGTGCTGGTCGCCCTCCTGTTGTCATTGCCGCCAGTGACCGTGGGTGTCGTCGGACTTCTCGCCTTCATCGGCCATATCTTTCCGGTCTTCTTCGGTTTCCGCGGCGGCAAGGGGGTGGCGACCGCGCTCGGCGTCATCCTTGGTCTGTCCTGGATCTCCGGGCTCGCCATCCTGGGCATATGGATTCTGGTCGCGCTGATATTCAAATACTCGTCACTCGCGGCGATATGCGCCGCGCTCGCCGCGCCGGTAGTCGTCTGGCTGACCGCACCCGAATATGCCGCGGTCGTGCTGGTCATGAGCCTGGCACTGTTGTGGCGTCACCGCAGCAACATCCGCAATCTGATGGGCGGCGTCGAGCCGAAGGTCGGAAAAAGATAAACCGCCGCGATCGCTCGGCGGGTACACGCACCGCAGGCGCTTTATCGAGGGACGATGGCGGGCAGCGTATCGAGCGGCCAGCGCGCCCTCACGTCGAATCCGCCCCGCGTCCATTCCCCGGCCTGCAGACGCAGGCATCCGACGAAAGCGATCATGGCGCCGTTGTCGGTACAGAATTCCGCGCGCGGGAAGAACGCCTCGCCACCCTCACCGCGCGCCAGCTCGGTCAACCTCAGCCGAAGCGCCCGGTTGGCGCCCACGCCACCGGCGACGACCAGGCTGCCCAGACCGGTGTCGCGCAGGGCGCGCCGGCATTTGATCGCGAGCGTATCGACCACCGCATCCTGAAACGCGCGCGCCACATCCGCGCGCAGGCGGCCCTGGTCAACATCATGCCGATGTTCCACGAGCGTGTTGGCGGCGAAGGTCTTCAGACCGCTGAAGCTGAATGCCAGACCGGGCCGATCCACCATCGGGCGGGGAAAGCTGAAGCGCGACGGGTCTCCGGCCCGCGCCAGCTGCTCAAGCGCCGGCCCTCCGGGGTATGGCAGGCCCAGCAAGGTCGCCGTCTTGTCGAAGGCCTCTCCGACGGCGTCATCCAGGGTCTCCCCTATGATTTCGTAGCACCCGGTCTGCTCCACCCTGACCAGCAGGGTGTGCCCGCCCGAAACCAGCAGAGCGACGAACGGACAGGCGGGCGCAGGTCGTTCCAGCAAGGGCGCCAGCAGATGCCCTTCAAGATGATGCACGGGTATCGCGGGCAGCCCCCTGGACCAGGCCAGACTGCGCCCGAGCGAGGCCCCGACCAGCAGCGCGCCGACCAGCCCGGGGCCCGCGGTATAGGCGATGCCATTGACCTGCCCCCATCCCGTCCCGGCATCCCGCATCACTTCAGTGATCAGGGGCAGGAGCCGGCGCACGTGGTCCCGGGAGGCGAGTTCGGGCACCACGCCGGCATATTCCGCGTGCATGCTGCATTGGCTGTAGATTCGCTGCGCGAGCAGACCCTCGCGCGCGTCGTAGATAGCGACGCCGCTCTCATCGCAGGAAGTTTCTATGCCGATGACCCGCATTCCCCGCGCCCCCTGATTGCCCGTCCTGCGCCGGGAAGCGATGGCCGGACGGTAAATTTTACGGGCAAAAAACCCGCAAATACGTTACAATGGCCGCTCCCGGCCAGCTGTCCGGATTGTAGCAAACCGGAACGCCCGGCCGGATGAATAAAACGGCAAATATTATGACCTTGAGACCCCGCATCACGGGGCAGACCCGGCGCCGAGGATCCCACCGCCACTGACCGCATCCCGCGGCCGGCAATGATCCGCGCCTTCCTTCCGAGGACAGACGACGACAATTCCCATGTCCGATAAATACGCGATCTTCGTCAAACAACTCACCAAGATCTATCCGCCCAACCTGCGCGCCGTGGACGGGCTCGACCTCAGCGTCAAGGAGGGTGAGATCATGGCCCTGCTCGGACCTAACGGGGCGGGCAAATCCACCACGATACGCGTGCTGTCGACGCTGAGCGGTTTCGATTCCGGTCAGGCCTTGGTCGGCGGCATCGACGTGGACATAGACCCGGGGAAGGTCCGCCAGACCATCGGGGTAGTGGCGCAGAAAACAGGTGTCGATTACTTCCTGACCGGACGGGAGAACATGACCCTGCAGGGCCAGCTCTACCGTATGAAGAAGGCGGACATCAGGTCGCGCATCGACGAACTCGCGGAATATTTCGAGCTCAAGGACAGCATTGACAAGCCGGTGACCGCCTATTCGGGCGGCATGACGCGAAAGCTCGACATCGCGACCGCGCTGATTCACCGTCCCAGGATCCTGTATCTCGACGAACCCACACTGGGACTCGATATCAGGAGCCGCAAGATCCTCTGGAAACACATCGAGGAACTCAACAAGAATTTCGGCCTGACCATCCTGCTCACGACCCATTATCTGGAAGAGGCCGACAAGCTCTCGCATCGGGTCTCGATCATCAACGCGGGAAAGATCCGCATCGTCGGCACGCCGGACGAATTGAAGACGGGCATTCATGGGGATTCCGTCGTGGTGTCGTTCGATACCGTCGGCGCGGCGGAGCGTGGCTATGCCGCGAGCCTGAAAGAGGCGCGCCTGGCGCGTGATGCGGTGTGGGACGGCAACAACCTGCATCTCTATGTCGAGGATGGGGCGGGTTCCGTACCCCAGATCATGGAGCAGGCGGCCAGCCACGGCCTGCACGTGAAGACCCTCTCGCTCGCGCGCCCCACGCTGGACGACGTCTTCCTGAAATACACCGGCACCAGCATGGTGGAAACGGGCGAGGAAGAGCCCGAACAATGGTGGACTCAATGGGCCGGCAAGGGCGGCGGCGGCGGCAACTGGAAGAAGATGGCCAAGAAGTGGGGCTACGACCCCGATGCCGAAAACCCCGACTGGCAGGGTAATGACTGGGTCGACAAGGATGGCAAGCCCAAGGGGGATTGGAACGCGGCCGAGCAAACTACGGCGGCCACCGACGAAGCCCCCGCGGATACGAATACCGCGGATTCCTGGCAGGGCAACGAATGGGTAGACCCGGCGGGAAAGCAGAAAGGCGACTGGGGAAATTCCCCCGACTGGCAGGGCAATGCCTGGGTCGACAAGGACGGCAAGCCCAAGGGCGGTTGGGAAGCACCGCCGGAGCAGCCCACCCCGGCCAAGCCCGCGGCATCCTCGCCTGCAGCGGCCGACGGAAAACCCACCGGCCAATGGCAGGGTAACGAGTGGGTCGACAAGAGCGGGAAACAGGTCGGCGACTGGGGCCATGCCTCCGACTGGAAGGGCAATGACTGGGTCGATGAACAAGGCAAGCCCAAGGGCGACTGGTCGCAAGACCCCGCCAAGAAAGAGCGCGGCTGACCGCAACCGCAACGCGGGCATCCTGTTTTTCTAACTTTGAACCGGAGCATCAATTCATGATGGCGGACACTTGGCATCTGTTTAACAAGTACATGATCATCACCCTGCGGATGCCCATGTGGTCCTTGTTCACGCTGATCCAGCCGATGATCTGGCTCATCATCTTCGGACAGCTGTTCGGTCGCTTCGTCCAGTCAGAGCACTACATGGACTTCATGGTGCCTGGCATCCTGATCATGACGGTGCTGTTCGGATCCTCCTGGTCAGGGGTGAGTCTGCTGAGAGAAATCTCCGCGGGTACGGTAGACAAGATGCTGGTCTCTCCCGTTTCGCGCGTCGCCATCGTGTTGAGCCGGGTGCTGCATTCCGCGGTGCAGGTGATCGCCCAGGCCATCGTCATCCTGGTCGTGGCATGGGCAATGGGTTCATCGATCAATTTCAACCCCATCTACCTCGTGCTCGGCATGCTCGTAGTGTTCCTGCTCGGGGTGGGCTTCGCCGCGCTTTCGAACGGTTTCGCCATCACACTGCAGCGCGAGGAGCCTCTCGTCATGATCGGCAACATGATGACATTGCCGCTGATGTTCTTCTCCTCGGCCCTGGTGCCGGAACAGTTCATGCCGGACTGGATACAATACGTCTCGGTCCTCAATCCGATCACCTACGCCGTCGAGGCGGTCCGGGCCGTGATCTCCAGCGCGCCCGATCTAGGCCTGTTCATCAAGGGATTCGTCGTCATGCTGGTCTTCGCGGGCGCCACTCTTGCCTGGGCGGTAACCGCTTTCAATGCCTTGCGCGACTAGAGCCGTCCGCACTCCATCCTCAAAACCTGAGATTGATTCCCGTCGTCAGCAGCGACCGGCGATAGTCGCTCAAGGAGGAGCTCTGCTGACCCTCGATAATGTCCTCGCTGTTCAGAATAAATCCCACCGGAAGATTCGAGCGGTTATCCGTCCAGGCAAACGAGGCGAACAGGCTGATGTCCGGCTTGTACCGGTAGGTCAGCCCCAGGGCAAGATTGTTTCTGACGTTCCTGCGCCGGCTCGTGAACTGGGAAAATGAGTCCAGATTGGTGTAATTGAAGACGGAATATCCCAGCGTCAGGTTTATGCTCCCCCACGGCATGAAATGCTCCAGCCCACCGGACAGGCCGTGACTTGTATAGGCATAATCGCTGCCGACAAGTTCCTTGTTTTCATTGATGACATAGGTGTAACCCAACCTGAGAGTGTTGGTGCTCGCTGCCGGCTGGCTGATGGAGACTCCGCCCGCCGTGGTATATGAACTGAAAAACGGGCTGCTGGAGGAGTCGAAGTCGCTGTATGACAGGTTAAACGAAAGTCCGCTGGATACCGCCTCACCCCGCCTGAGAAGGTTAGGCAACCTCAGGCGCGACAGCACTTCGCCAAAGACCGTATGCATCCGGCTGAGACGGGTTTCGACCAGTATCCCGTCAGTGGTTCGATAGGTATACCCCCCCACCAACGTCAATGCGTCCCGGATCGTACTGGCGGCAAGCGTCGTGCTCGTATTCAGGTAATCGTACTGGCCTTCGTGATAATTGGAATAGGATGGCTGTGCCGACAAACGCCAGCGATATCCCCGCTCCGTCTTGTACTGATAGGAAAGATTCAGTGACAGATCGGATCTCAACTCTTCCGCCGGGTCGGTATCGCTCAAATTGCTGTTGCTGTCATAAGCGAAGGCATATCCGACACCGACCGTGACGCCATTGATGCGCTGTTGCAGATTCCTCAGCCTGCGCCTGACGGTCTGCTCCACTTCCGGCGGGGGATTCGCCTGCAGGATTTTGCGGTACTCCTCTATCGCATCCTCCTCACGGTTAAGCCTCTCGTAGCTGTAAGCCAGATTGAGTCTGGCACTGACATGGGTTGGAATCTGCCGCACAACCTCTTTGTAGGCATCGACGGCGCTCGTGATATCGTCCTCGCGCGAATAGATCAAACCGAGATAGAAATAGGCCACGGAATTGGCCGGATCCTGGGCCAGGATATCGGAAAACTCCCGCCCGGACGCCCGCAGATCGCCTTCTATGAAGAGGCGCTTTGCGTTAACCAGCTTCATCGCCGATGCATAACGTGACGCCAGGGCTTC
Coding sequences within:
- the folK gene encoding 2-amino-4-hydroxy-6-hydroxymethyldihydropteridine diphosphokinase; translated protein: MSRIYVSIGSNIDRDAHIRAGVAALRERFRDLRLSRVYETKAVGFDGDDFYNLVVSFDSERDVRQVASALREIELAAGRDRRAERFAARTLDLDLLLYDDLVIDEDGIRLPREEILEYAFVLGPLAEIAPDVRHPVLGTTFGALWKEFHRAEGALVPVSFRW
- the folB gene encoding dihydroneopterin aldolase — its product is MDTIYLTDLKIDTVIGIFEWERRVKQTVSLDLEMSTDVAKAARTDSIADALDYKAVAKAVIEFVENSSFQLVETLAEHVADLIIRQFGVAHVRLRVNKRGAIRDARDVGVLIERGSNA
- the plsY gene encoding glycerol-3-phosphate 1-O-acyltransferase PlsY; protein product: MIIDICAALFAYLLGSLSTAVIACKLSGLPDPRTQGSGNPGATNVLRFGGKGLAVVVLIGDLVKGLIPVLVALLLSLPPVTVGVVGLLAFIGHIFPVFFGFRGGKGVATALGVILGLSWISGLAILGIWILVALIFKYSSLAAICAALAAPVVVWLTAPEYAAVVLVMSLALLWRHRSNIRNLMGGVEPKVGKR
- the tsaD gene encoding tRNA (adenosine(37)-N6)-threonylcarbamoyltransferase complex transferase subunit TsaD; this translates as MRVIGIETSCDESGVAIYDAREGLLAQRIYSQCSMHAEYAGVVPELASRDHVRRLLPLITEVMRDAGTGWGQVNGIAYTAGPGLVGALLVGASLGRSLAWSRGLPAIPVHHLEGHLLAPLLERPAPACPFVALLVSGGHTLLVRVEQTGCYEIIGETLDDAVGEAFDKTATLLGLPYPGGPALEQLARAGDPSRFSFPRPMVDRPGLAFSFSGLKTFAANTLVEHRHDVDQGRLRADVARAFQDAVVDTLAIKCRRALRDTGLGSLVVAGGVGANRALRLRLTELARGEGGEAFFPRAEFCTDNGAMIAFVGCLRLQAGEWTRGGFDVRARWPLDTLPAIVPR
- a CDS encoding ATP-binding cassette domain-containing protein — encoded protein: MSDKYAIFVKQLTKIYPPNLRAVDGLDLSVKEGEIMALLGPNGAGKSTTIRVLSTLSGFDSGQALVGGIDVDIDPGKVRQTIGVVAQKTGVDYFLTGRENMTLQGQLYRMKKADIRSRIDELAEYFELKDSIDKPVTAYSGGMTRKLDIATALIHRPRILYLDEPTLGLDIRSRKILWKHIEELNKNFGLTILLTTHYLEEADKLSHRVSIINAGKIRIVGTPDELKTGIHGDSVVVSFDTVGAAERGYAASLKEARLARDAVWDGNNLHLYVEDGAGSVPQIMEQAASHGLHVKTLSLARPTLDDVFLKYTGTSMVETGEEEPEQWWTQWAGKGGGGGNWKKMAKKWGYDPDAENPDWQGNDWVDKDGKPKGDWNAAEQTTAATDEAPADTNTADSWQGNEWVDPAGKQKGDWGNSPDWQGNAWVDKDGKPKGGWEAPPEQPTPAKPAASSPAAADGKPTGQWQGNEWVDKSGKQVGDWGHASDWKGNDWVDEQGKPKGDWSQDPAKKERG
- a CDS encoding ABC transporter permease — encoded protein: MMADTWHLFNKYMIITLRMPMWSLFTLIQPMIWLIIFGQLFGRFVQSEHYMDFMVPGILIMTVLFGSSWSGVSLLREISAGTVDKMLVSPVSRVAIVLSRVLHSAVQVIAQAIVILVVAWAMGSSINFNPIYLVLGMLVVFLLGVGFAALSNGFAITLQREEPLVMIGNMMTLPLMFFSSALVPEQFMPDWIQYVSVLNPITYAVEAVRAVISSAPDLGLFIKGFVVMLVFAGATLAWAVTAFNALRD
- a CDS encoding tetratricopeptide repeat protein — encoded protein: MLDAGRADLAVEKFQQAIRQDEGSSEAHYYLGLAYASAGDEAHAVEALEHAVVLDPANVAARYRLASFYEAHDQLDKAIEAYSGVIQWAAPSGDVFKSSVRNLRYLVATQHAKRNELDQAVLLFQELADDSPGDALLAYSTGVAYMLKGRMKEARDMYERAIRIDPGYLNAYLNLATVNEAQGDLDAAVLNLRHIVEVGVGSPAAVKAGVRLDILEARMLTRNGNLQDAVLAYERALEGEPSNNVALKALPELYRRLGDSRGERTAYEALVAQYPDDLPARNSLAALYLADDRYSEAYDQVYAVTEKQEEGEQREIARRLLARILSSEEGKITVREKTTEKLAELDARLKANPGDAATVKELAILYVRMEKHQDAASLLEQFLNMSPDDEFAHSALAGLYDKLGRFSDSVREYLWLISRTRDEALASRYASAMKLVNAKRLFIEGDLRASGREFSDILAQDPANSVAYFYLGLIYSREDDITSAVDAYKEVVRQIPTHVSARLNLAYSYERLNREEDAIEEYRKILQANPPPEVEQTVRRRLRNLQQRINGVTVGVGYAFAYDSNSNLSDTDPAEELRSDLSLNLSYQYKTERGYRWRLSAQPSYSNYHEGQYDYLNTSTTLAASTIRDALTLVGGYTYRTTDGILVETRLSRMHTVFGEVLSRLRLPNLLRRGEAVSSGLSFNLSYSDFDSSSSPFFSSYTTAGGVSISQPAASTNTLRLGYTYVINENKELVGSDYAYTSHGLSGGLEHFMPWGSINLTLGYSVFNYTNLDSFSQFTSRRRNVRNNLALGLTYRYKPDISLFASFAWTDNRSNLPVGFILNSEDIIEGQQSSSLSDYRRSLLTTGINLRF